The proteins below come from a single Balaenoptera acutorostrata chromosome 2, mBalAcu1.1, whole genome shotgun sequence genomic window:
- the LOC103013871 gene encoding cytochrome P450 4F4-like: protein MGMDDLAQLPFLTMCIKESLRLHTPPPPVTVISRHCTQDVVLPDGQVISEILTGPSSPTSVICHISIFGTHHNPSVWPDPEVYDPFCFDPENIKVRSPLAFIPFSAGPRNRIGQTFAMTEMKVVLVLTLLPVLPDEEEPRKKPELILCTEGGLWLRVEPLSAGQQ, encoded by the exons atgggaat GGACGATCTGGCCCAGTTGCCCTTCCTGACCATGTGCATCAAGGAGAGTCTGCGGTtgcacacaccccccccccccgtcacAGTCATCTCCCGCCATTGTACCCAGGACGTTGTGCTTCCAGATGGCCAGGTCATCTCTGAAA TCCTGACTGGCCCCTCCTCTCCCACAAGTGTTATCTGCCACATCAGTATTTTTGGGACCCATCACAACCCATCAGTGTGGCCAGACCCTGAG GTCTATGACCCCTTCTGCTTTGACCCAGAAAACATCAAAGTGAGGTCACCTCTGGCTTTTATTCCCTTCTCTGCGGGGCCCAG GAACCGCATTGGGCAGACGTTCGCCATGACTGAGATGAAGGTGGTCctggtgctcacgctgctgcctGTCTTGCCTGATGAGGAGGAGCCACGCAAGAAGCCAGAGCTGATCCTGTGCACAGAGGGCGGACTTTGGCTGCGGGTGGAGCCACTGAGCGCAGGCCAGCAATGA